TTTATAATCGCAAAGTAGAGCTGGAAGGAAAGCCAGATATTTTGAAATTTGAACCGTGCGAAGAGTTTGCAAATCACGCTATTTTAGTCGCAACAGAGATTACAAGAGACAAGGTGAGAGAACTGGAGGAACAGGAATGTACAAAGTAGATATTTATCTTGCCCAAAGTACTGCCAGCCTTAGTAAAGACGAAAGGTGGCACGGTTACGTGGTAGCTTGCATAAAGAACGGTGAGGAGAAAACCGTAAACGGATTCGGGCATATATTCGGTACATATCACGAGGCGACATTAAGGTCACTGTCTGACGCACTGGACAGGCTTAATCAGAGCTGTGAAGTCCATATCCACACAGAAGACCGTTTCGTCATGAACATGCTCGGCACCCAGTTAGAGAAATGGGCGGGCAATAACTATTTGAATGCCAGGGGCGAGCCGATCAAGCACGCAGAGTTATGGGAAGAGGTCTATGTGCGTACAAGAGGGCAGTTAATTGTAGCAGAAGAAGGAAGACACAGCTATAGCGAATGGCTGGACACGGAAATGAAAAGGAGAGAAAGATGATTAGAAGCGAGGTAAGCGGAAGGTGCACGAGCACAAAAATCGAAGGAGGCGGAGAGGACATCTTGTATGAATACAGAGCAATCACGAAGAATCTGTATGAAGTAATGCTGGAAACGGGTATGCTGCCGAAAATGGCAGAAAGATTAATTCATGGCACGGCGAGTCATGGGATTAAAATGGCGAAGGAGGATAAATGAGCAGTAACGACTTAACACGAGAAGAGTGGAGACAGCAAAAGATAGAGAAAAGAGCTGCATTTACAAAACTTCAGAATCTAACCTATCAAGAAAAACTGTGGCGCCAGGCACATATGGCAAAGGCATTCCAAGAAGAGATGACTGACAGGGGATTCGGGTGTCATGTAAGTGTAGGCGGATTGGACAGCATTGTGCTATACATATGGCTCAAAAGTATCGGAATTGACGTACCAGGAATTTCCGTATCGATACTGGAAGACAAAAGTATTCAGAAAGTGCACAAAGCACTGGGACTTGAAGTTGTAAAACCATATAAAACCAAAGTTCAAGTACTGAATGAAGTCGGATTTCCGGTAATTTCCAAAAAGATCGCGGGAAGAATCAACACTTTGCAGAATCCAACGGAAAACAATAAGACGGTCCGGCATGCCATTATCACTGGTGAATGCGGGGAACAGGGGCACTATGCCAAGAATAGTAGAATGCAGCTCCCTCAGAAATGGCTCAAATTGTTCGGAGGATACGAAAATGAGAATGAAAATGTCCATTATGGAAAACCAGACGAAGAAATTAAGGTCAGCAACGAGTGTTGCTATTGGTTAAAAGAAAAGCCATGTGATGACTGGGCGAAAACACATAAAAGCTATCCGTATTTGGGATTAATGGCAGTTGAAGGCGGTCAACGTGAAGAATCACTGATAGAACATGGTTGCAACTACTACGGAAAAGGAGTAATCCGGTCAGCACCGTTTGCCATATTTTTAAGGCAAGATCTTCTCCAGCTAGCAATGGAAATGGGCAAATGGTATCACGAACACTTAGATGTTTTTGAAACACTTTTCCACGAACAGCCTTATGGGAAGAATGCAGACGGAACACTAAAAGAATATGTTCCGGTAGACAGCATTATTCCGAAAATATACGGAGAGATTGCCAGAAAAGACAATGGCGATCTATACACAACAGGAGCACAGCGTACAGGCTGTAGTATGTGTGGTTTTGGAATCCACTTGGAAAAACGTCCACACAGATTTGACAGGCTCAGGGAACGCAATGAAAAAGAGTGGGAATTCTGGATGTATAAGTGCTGCACCAATCCGAAGACCGGAGAGAAGTTCGGTTGGGGAAAGGTACTGGATTATATAGGCGTGGGTTGGGAAGACATTCCACCAAAACAAATGACGATAGAGGATTATATGAATGGGATTGGACGTTTTTGAAAATTATGAATGTGATGGTCAGATAGAAATATCTAACCTGAAAAAGGAGGATAAGGAGAATGACTGACAAGAAAATCCTTGATGTGACATGTGGTTCAAGGACAATCTGGTTCAACAAAGAACATCCTGCAGCAGTGTATTGCGATATCAGGAAAGAAGAGTTAACTGGAATATGGAAATCAGAGCAAGGACAGCCAGAACGAACATGTATCGTGGATCCTGATATCCAATGTGATTTCACAAATCTGCCATTTAAGGATAATACTTTTGCGCTGGTCGTATTTGATCCACCACATCTTAGATATGCTGGTGAAACTGGATGGTTGGTTAAGAAGTACGGGAAACTGGACGAACACTGGCCGGAAATGTTACATGATGGATTCCAGGAATGTATGAGAGTTCTGAAAGAAGATGGAGTACTGATTTTCAAGTGGGCGGAGACAGATATCACGGCTCAGAAAGTATGGAAAGCAATTGGACAGAAGCCGTTATTTGGACATCACAGTGGGAAGCGTTCAAACACATTTTGGGCGTGTTACATGAAAGGAATATAAATGGGATTAGACGTTTTTGAAAATTATGAATGTGATGGTCAGATAGAAATATCTAACCTGAAAGGAGAAAGAATGGACAAATTAATATACATACCGGCTGATCAGATACATGAGCATCCGGATAACCCAAGAAAAGACTTAGGAGACCTTACAGAGCTTGCTGAGTCCATCAGACAAAATGGCATTATGCAAAATTTAACCGTCATTCCGGGATACTGGGACAACAAGAGAGGATTCCACGAGGAAGAATATACGCTTCTGATTGGTCACCGACGTTATTCCGCAGGGAAGATGGCAGCAGTCACAGAGTATCCTTGCCGTATTATTACCGGTATGAGCTACAAGGAACAGGTTGGAACCATGCTTACCGAGAATATGCAGCGCGTAGACCTTACGATTCCGGAGCAGGCAGAAGGCTTCCAGATGATGCTAGATCTTGGAGACACTGTGGAAGACATTGCAAATAAGACAGGATTCAGTGAGAGCACAGTACGCCATAGAGTTAACATTGCCAAGCTGGATAAATCCACCCTGAAAGAAAAGAACGATGATGAGGGATTCCAGTTAACATTAAAAGACCTGTATGAATTGGAAAAAATAAAATCAGTAGAGAAGAGAAACGAAATCTTAAGAGCTTCCTACAGCTCCACGGACTTGGCGACACGCGCCAGAAGCGCAGTAGCAGACGAAAAGAGAAAAGCAAAAGAGACAGCGATTATAGAAAAGCTAGAGGCAGCAGGCATCAAGAAAGCTCCAAAGGAAGCAGAAAACGGCATCTGGACAGGATCATGGAAAACAGTGGTTGAATACGACCTAAACAAAGATGACGATATTGGAATTCTAGATACAGAAGGGAAATATTGGATAACTCAGTATCAGCGTATCAGAATTGTGAAAAAAGTTATAAAAAAGCAGACAAGAGCAGAAAAACGAAGAGAGAAGGAAGAAAAAGAACGAAAAGCCAGAAAAAAAGAACTTAAGGAAATCACAAGAGTGAGCACAGAAAGGCGTAAACAATTAATTCTGGACATTATTGCCGGGAAAGCAGCAAAACCGAACGAAGAGTTGGTAAAGAACATGTGCTGGGTACTACTGGTAGAGATGGGAGGGGTATACAAAAGTCTTTTTATAAAATATTTCACTGAAAAGCACGATTGGGAATGCAACGATGAAGAAAAAGCAGAAGCGAATGAAAAAATACAAAAACTAAGCATCATGGAGCAGATGCTCATATTATTACACATGAGAATGAGCGAGAAAGAGCCGTGGGATTACAACCTTAGATACGACAAGGAAGATGGAGGAATCCTCTTAGAGTGCTACAGAGTATTTAAGATGTTCGGATGGTTCTTCGACACAGAGCAAGAGGAACAGGTGCTGGACGGAACGCACCAATACTACAGAAAGGACGAGGATAATGACTGATGGCTTGATGTTTCCCAAAACAATGGGAATGAAAAAGAAAAAAAGGCAGAAGCATCCAAAACCAATTGTAGCAACAGAACCGGGAATCTGCTATCTGTGCGCAAGAGATGAAGGAAACTATACCTACCAGTGTACGGAATGCCATCATGTAGTGTTTGGAGGCGGCGGAAGGAAGCGCAGCGAAGGAGCTGGAATAAAAGTCTACCTATGCAGAAGACACCACAAGGAAGGCAAAGACGCTGTACATAATTGCCGTGCAACCCGTGAAAGGTTATGCGCCTATCTACAGGAAGCATACGAACAGGATCACACACGAGAGGAGTGGATGAATATTGCCTACAAAAATTACCTCTAACCTTAGGAAAGACAAAAGCTCCCGAGATTTCTATAAGGGTGAATATGTGAAGTGCATTCCGATGGGAGAAGAGAAAGAGAGGCTGGGAATCGTGTTCGAGAAAGAACATCTGGCAGATACAGTCACAGTATACCTGGAAGACACGGGAGTATTTGTCGTATTACCGGTAAAAAGAGTAAGAAAACTACAGCACCAATAGTGTATCACAGTCACTATTAACCATAGATTCCCTCCGGCCGGTGGAGCCGGAGGAGAAAGGAGACACATGAACAAAATATATGCCGTAGATTTCGACGGCACGTTAAATACAGCAGAATACCCGAAACTGGGAGAACCCAATACAGAATTATTCCAATTTCTGATCAAACGGCAGCAGTCCGGAGATAAAATTATACTCTGGACATACAGGGAGGGAGACCTATTGCAGGAGGCAGTCATATACTGCAGGGCGAATGGATTGGAGTTTGATGCAGTCAATGACAATATTCCAGAATATAAGAACAAATATAAGAACAACTGTCGGAAGGTCTATGCAGATTATTATATCGACGACCGGAACAAGATGGTTGTAGCAAGGAGGCGCAGAAAGAAATGTGGTCCATTAAATCGGACGAATGTCTGGAATTATATCAAGAAGACGAAAAAATCGCAGCATTGATCTGGGACGAAGCGGAATTATGCTGGTTCTTGTGGTATCGGATGAGCCTATTTCCAAGGCTTTCATGTATTGGAGAAATGGAAGGCTTCGGCAAGTTAGATATTGAACCGGTACAGATGGCAGCAGTTGAGACCATTATAGATTACTGCAAGAGACAAGCAGATAAATGGGAAGGACGTGCAGCGGATATGGAGGAAATGCTATGAAGTGGATTCGGGAAAGCATGACACAAATCGATCTCGTAGACGGAGAGAAAAAGCTTGCTTATATCGTATACAAAAGCTTCCGGTGGCTTCTCTACGAAGGCGGTGAAGAGTGGGGCATAGATTTGAAAATCTATGAACAACACCAGGTAGAAGAAGCGCAGATGGCAGCAGTCGAGGAATTAATCAGATACCACGCCGAAAAAGCCAAAAGCTTTCGGAAGTACAGAAGGGAGGCGGCAGCGTGAAAGAATATGATAAAGACTTGCTGAGATCCCTGGTAGAACAGGGGCTGACCAATAGAAAGATAGCAGAAAAGATGGGACTTACCCAAACACAGGTACAATATAGAATTACGGCAGATGGATTAGTCGGAATTCGAAGAGAGGGTGGAGACCCAACACAGAGAAAGCCGCGGGAAGTAAAGGAAAAACACAAAGAAAAACCAAAAGGCTCAAACGGTGATAGAAAAAAATGCAAGACCTGTAAATGGCGTGCAAGATATCCTGTCAGCTTATGTAATTACGGAGCATTCCATAAATTTTCCAGAAGCCATTACTGCACAGCTGATAATTGCACTGTCTACGAAAAAGGCAAACCAATGAAAGAAAAACTAAGTTAAGAAAAGAGGAAAAAAAGATGCAAGGATATATATGTGGAATTGCCGACAATAGCAGAATAGACTATTGCCCGATATGCGGAGAGGCGTTGGGAACAAACGCATACTACGGAGACGGAACCGCAGTATGTGACGAATGCGGCTTTCATTTTGCAGTCATAGAATGTGAGGAAGAAGAAAATGGGATATCTTAGAAAAGACATGGTAATTGATGCATTAAAAGAAGATATGCAAGATACCAAAAAGTGCTATGAAGGCTATCAGGAAAAGGAATTAATTGAATTTTGCTATAACTGTATGGAACGCGTAATAGACAGACTACCACAGTATTACCCGGAAAATGTAGTAGAAGAGACAAGATGGATTCCATGCAGCGAGAGGTAGCCGGAGGATGAAGGCTACATACTGGTATCATTTGAGTTGGAGGAAGTAAAGCCAGAAAGGACAGTTCGGGAAATCAGAGAGATTCGAACACCGGATCCGGAATCCGAAGAGGAGGAAGGACAACTTCCCGGTCAGATGAGCGATGAAGATTTGTCGGAAGTAGCGGAACACATGAAAGCAATGATGAAGATTTTGGAGAAATACAGAAAGGAATAACGAATGCCTATAGAAGCAAGACCTATGGAGCTGAAAGAAGCACAAGATTATATAAATACATATCATCGACATCACAAAGCAGCTCATAGAGATAAATTTAGAATTGCAGCCACAATAGATGGAAAAGTTGTTGGAGTGGTTCAAGTTGGCAGACCTGTATCGAGAGTATTGGACGATGGCAATACATTAGAAGTGCTTAGATTATGTACAACTGGAGAAAAGGATATATGTAGTTTTCTATATAGCAGAGCCGCACGAATCGCAAAAGAAATGGGATATTCAAAAATTATAACATATATTCTTGAATCCGAAAATGGCGCAAGCCTTAAAGCGTCTGGGTGGACTTGTGAAGCTGACGGAGTTGGTGGATCTAATTGGAATACGCCAAGCAGACCAAGAGAGATGGTAACGAATCAAATGAGTTTATTCCCAGAAAAACAAAAATATCCGATTAATGAAAAGAAACAAAGATGGAGTAAGCAATTGAAGTAACAAATAACAGCACCTTGACAATTGAGAGATTGCCGGAACCGTATAAGGAGGGCGAAGATGAATAATCAACAAGCAATAGATAGATTGGTGAAACATCTTGAATGGGGCTGGTCTAAGGAAACAGTAGATGCTATTGAAATGGGGATACATGCACTGAAAGAAACTCAGTGGATTCCATGCAGTGAAAGATTGCCGAAAACTGGAGAATATGTATTGATATCATGCGAAGGTTTTGACGTTCCAAGCGTCGGAAAATACGAGGAAAACGATATTGGAGGAACATTCTATCTTAGAGAAGACGTACCGTGTGAAGACTTCGGAATAGCCGTAGAAGCTTGGAGACCGCTTACAGAACCATATAAGGAGTAGAAAATGAACAGGAAAATGGTAACTAGTTTTTTAAGTAATCTGCTGATAACAAAGAAATTACAAGGAATAGGCAAATACTGGGCATCAGAAGTCAGTATCGATTATGGAAGCACGAACGTAAAAAGAGTAGATTTCATGCAGTTCATGCCACCAAACCAATGCTCCGTAGGAGCAATCGAAAAAGGACAATTCATCTGTTACGAAATTAAGAGTTGCCGGGAAGATATCTACAGCGGAAACGGACTGAATTTTCTTGGTGAGCAAAATTACATCGTAACAACAATGGAGTGTTACAAGGATTTAATCGCAGACAGAAATTCAGGAAAGCTTTTAGAACACATCAGGGAATGTAACCCGGAATCATCTAGGTACTACGGAATCATGGTAGCGATCCCAGAAAGCAGAAAAGAGTGGGACGAATTTGAAAATCCTACACCACTTACAAAAGCAACAATGGCTGGAGAGTGGAGATTGCATAAAATAATTCCTTGCACACCAGGACCAAGAAAACGATCAATAACAGAATTACTGTTCTACATGCTCAGATCAGGAAAATAGGAGAGGGAATATGGACAGTGCAAAAAGAAATGGAGCCGGTTATTACGACCCAACAGCATTTCAAGCTATCAAAAATACAGAGAAGGGAGCAAAAAAAACAATGGAAATATATAGAGGAGACATATTCTACATCAAAAAAATAAATCAGGACACAGGTAGACCTGCGGTTATCGTGTCGAACAACGACATTAACGAAAGTCAGAACATGGTAGAAGTGGCATATCTGGTAGAAAAGCCAAATGAATCACTGCCAACACACGCAAAAGTAAAATGCCATCTACCATCTACGGCGCTATGCGAGCAGGTTGTAAGTGTCAGCAAAGACAGAATTGACGGATTCATACGCACCTGTACGGACGAGGAAATAGAGAAAATTAACAAGGGGTTATCCATCTCACTCGGAATCACAGAAAGCGACGACACTATGGCAGAAAAGCTGAAAGAGCTGACAGATTCTCTGAGTGAGGCACAGAGAATAAATGATGGACTTCGAAACAGAATTAAGGAAGAGACTGATAAACAGCAGGAATTAGAAAAACAATTATCACAGATAGAGACAGAAAACACAGACGAAACCATCAAAGTCGCGGCAGAAAGAGACATATACAAAGACTTATACATGAAATTAACAGAAAAGCTTATAGGAGATAAGATTTAGGAGGCTGCAATGGACAAGAAAGAATATGACGAAATAGAAGAACAGGCAAACAGGTTACAGAGTGAAGCTGGTAGAAGATGCAATCAGCAAATAAAAGAAGTTAACAAATACCACGAAGGATACATTCAGGGAGTGGAAGACTTGCTAACAACTATAAGGAGAGGAGGAGTAAAATGATGGCATATTATTGTGACCGTTGCGGGAAAGCAATTGTAGACGGAACCATCTATAGAGTGGCAATCACAGCCGAGAGCGTAAGTATACTTGGCACAGCAGACACGCTGGCAACAACATTTGAAGCAGACGCGGTAAAAGCCAGATGCTACTGTGGAGAGTGTAAACGGGAAATAAAATCATTTTTATACAATAGAGAAAAACAGGAACAGCCAGAAGAACAGCCGGAAGGCTGGAAAGCAAGAATGCTTGAAAAATTCCAGAAAAGAGTATAACAACTGTGGCAGCAGTCAAGGGTGAGTGAACATTGACAATAAAAAAAATAAACAGTAGACCGTCCGGCAAGACACTATATCTACTGTTCATTCACCTAAGAGCATTATACCATAATGCCTCTTAGGAAACAAGGAGGACTATTATGTATAATGCCAGTATCAAAACCGAAATTATTAATAATATCATCTTCGAGATGTCTGGATATGTAGACAACATGACCTTAGATATCATGCAAAAAGTCATTGAAAAACAATTAGTAGCCGTGAACATGGAAGAGATTACCAATCTTCCGGCAGAAATCAGGACATCAACCGAAGAACAGAACCGTTATTACATCAGCCTCATGATGATCAAGAAAAAGAACTTACGTCCAGAGACCAAGGCTCAGTACCGTGATGCCATTATGCGTCTTACCAGTGTCATAGAAAAGCCACTTAACAAAATGGACGAGATTGACATTGACAGTTATCTCGACTGGTATGAGAAGCGGAACGTGGCAGCAGGAGGCAAGAAGAATCAGGCGTCCACATGCAACAACGAACGCCGATACTTATCAGCCTTTTTCACATGGATGCGCAAAGAAAAGTTCATGAGCTATAATCCGGTGGAGGCTACGGAGCCGATGAAGGAAGTAATAAAGCCAATTGATTACTTCCGGCCGGCACAGATCGAACAGCTCCGGGAGGGTTGCGTCTCTCTGAGAGACAGAGCCATCATCGAAGTGCTCAGAAGTACCGGAGCACGCGTTGGAGAAATTCCACAGATTAACATCGATCACGTAGACTGGGCGACTGGAGACATCATGATTATGAGTGAAAAGTCTTACAAGTATCGTCTGCTGTATCTAGATGAAGTAGCCAGATATCACTTGCGGAAATACTTGGACAGTCGCACAGATGACAATGAAGCACTGTTCGTGTGGGACAAGGCGCCATATAACCGTCTAAAGAAGAGTGGCATCAGAAACGCCATGAAGGAAGTAGGCAAGAATATGGACTGTAAAGTCTATCCGCATAAGCTCAGAAAGACTCTGGGAGTTAATCTCAAGGATAAGGGAACAGACATTGGAATCATTCAGGAAGTGATGGGACACGCCAATCCGACTGTGACAAGTCGCTATTACGCGCAAATCAGTCCAGAGGCAATGAGAGATGTACGGAGAAGAACAGCGTAGGAGGATATATGCCGGACACAAGACCAATTAATGAAAAGAAATATAATATCTCCAAGCACAGATTCCTGGAACTCAAGCATCACTGTATGCAGTATCAGGAATGGAGAAGAGAGCTTGCCACGCTCACAGATACCGTCAAGGCAATTGAGTATGGCAAGGAGGGACAGGGAAGCCCACCACAAGGAAGCGCCACAGAACAGTTAGCGATCAAACGAGTGGAACTAGAACAGAAATGCAAGACCATTGAGCAGACTGCCATTGAGACAGATGCGGAGTTATATCAGTGGATCCTGGAAGGAGTCACAAGCGATTATGCTACATATCGGTATCTGAGAGATGCCAAAGGTATGCCATGCTGCAAGAATATATATTATGAGCAGAGGAGAAGATTCTACTGGTTATTGTCAAAAAAAATATAAAAAGGGTAATCACGGGACAAAAAACCGTGTTAATATGATAGCGTCCAGAAGATGAAAAAGATACAGTCATTACGGACCTCCTTTAGAATAGTCAGGCGCGACCCCAGACGCGCCTGAAAAAAATGGGAACAACAGAAGAAAACGAACGGTGGCAGCAGTCAATTGATTGCTGCCATTTCTAATGGTCATTAGCTCAGTTGTTAGAGCAATGGTTTTCGAACCATATGTCACGGGTTCAATTCCCGTATGACCATTAACATAAAAATGAATGAGAGGTGGTGATCCTTGGCTACAGCGCCGAATTCAGACCATGCCTATGCAGACTATCTGAACGGCATGAAGTACAAAGACATCGCCGCAAAGTATGGCGTAACAATCAATACAGTAAAATCCTGGAAAAGCAGGTATCAATGGTCGCGAGATGACAAAAAAAGTGTGCACACAAAAAGCAAAAAAGTGTGCACACAAAAAACGACAGAAAAAAGTCAGAAAAAAGATACAGAAATAGAGTGCATGGAAGAATTGTCAGAAAATGCAGAATTGACCGAAAAACAAAGGATTTTCTGTATATATTACGTGCGCTATTTCAATGCCACAAAGGCGTATCAAAAGACATATGAATGTAGCTATAAAACTGCCATGGTTAATGGCAGCAAAATGCTAAGAAATACTAAGATAAAAAATGAAATCCAAAGCCTAAAGCAGAATAAGCTCAATAGAGAGCTGCTATCCGAAGCAGATATATTTCAAAAGTATATGGACATAGCCTTTTCAGACATCACAGATTACATGGAATTCGGGACAGAGGAAGTTCCTGTGATGACAATGTATGGACCTGCAAAGATTAAAGACGAAAAGACTGGAAAAGAAAAAACGCTCACAAAAATAGTGAATGTTGCAAGATTCAAAGATTCTGCAAATGTGGACGGTACAATCATTGCTGAAGTAAAACAGGGAAGAGACGGCGCAGGTATTAAGCTTGCGGACAGAATGAAAGCTATGCAGTGGCTGTCCGATCACATGGACCTTGCCACCACGGAACAGAAGGCAAGGATAGAGAAGCTTCGGATGGAGACTCAGAAAATAATGCCTGAGCCACCGCCAGAAAAAGAATACACTGGAATTCCAGCCACTATGGTCGCACCGGTATTTGCACCGGTGCTTTTTGATATCCAGGAACAGAGACATACAGAATATGTTTTCCCAGGAGGACGAGGAAGTACCAAGTCCTCATTTGTCAGTCTGAACATTATAGATCTGATCATGAAGAATTCGGAAATGCATGCGGTAGTTATGAGACAGGTTGCCGATACAATGAGGGGTTCTATATACCAGCAAGTGAAATGGGCGATTGATGCATTAGGACTATCAGAAGAATTCGATGCAACCGTAAGCCCACTGGAGATTACGAGAAAGAGTACCGGCCAGAAGATTTACTTCCGTGGAGCAGATGATCCGGGAAAAGTGAAATCCATAAAAGTACCATTTGGATATATCGGTATCCTGTGGTTGGAAGAGTTAGACCAGTTCACCGGTCCGGAATCAGTCAGAAAGATTGAACAGTCTGTAATCCGAGGTGGAGATGTAGCCTATATCTTCAAGACGTTCAACCCACCGAAGAGTGCAAGCAACTGGGCGAATAAGTACATCAAGATACCGAAAGCCACAAGGCTTGTGACAG
The sequence above is drawn from the Dorea formicigenerans genome and encodes:
- a CDS encoding ParB/RepB/Spo0J family partition protein, whose protein sequence is MDKLIYIPADQIHEHPDNPRKDLGDLTELAESIRQNGIMQNLTVIPGYWDNKRGFHEEEYTLLIGHRRYSAGKMAAVTEYPCRIITGMSYKEQVGTMLTENMQRVDLTIPEQAEGFQMMLDLGDTVEDIANKTGFSESTVRHRVNIAKLDKSTLKEKNDDEGFQLTLKDLYELEKIKSVEKRNEILRASYSSTDLATRARSAVADEKRKAKETAIIEKLEAAGIKKAPKEAENGIWTGSWKTVVEYDLNKDDDIGILDTEGKYWITQYQRIRIVKKVIKKQTRAEKRREKEEKERKARKKELKEITRVSTERRKQLILDIIAGKAAKPNEELVKNMCWVLLVEMGGVYKSLFIKYFTEKHDWECNDEEKAEANEKIQKLSIMEQMLILLHMRMSEKEPWDYNLRYDKEDGGILLECYRVFKMFGWFFDTEQEEQVLDGTHQYYRKDEDND
- a CDS encoding AsnC family protein; the encoded protein is MKEYDKDLLRSLVEQGLTNRKIAEKMGLTQTQVQYRITADGLVGIRREGGDPTQRKPREVKEKHKEKPKGSNGDRKKCKTCKWRARYPVSLCNYGAFHKFSRSHYCTADNCTVYEKGKPMKEKLS
- a CDS encoding XF1762 family protein translates to MELKEAQDYINTYHRHHKAAHRDKFRIAATIDGKVVGVVQVGRPVSRVLDDGNTLEVLRLCTTGEKDICSFLYSRAARIAKEMGYSKIITYILESENGASLKASGWTCEADGVGGSNWNTPSRPREMVTNQMSLFPEKQKYPINEKKQRWSKQLK
- a CDS encoding DUF551 domain-containing protein produces the protein MNNQQAIDRLVKHLEWGWSKETVDAIEMGIHALKETQWIPCSERLPKTGEYVLISCEGFDVPSVGKYEENDIGGTFYLREDVPCEDFGIAVEAWRPLTEPYKE
- a CDS encoding type II toxin-antitoxin system PemK/MazF family toxin, which produces MDSAKRNGAGYYDPTAFQAIKNTEKGAKKTMEIYRGDIFYIKKINQDTGRPAVIVSNNDINESQNMVEVAYLVEKPNESLPTHAKVKCHLPSTALCEQVVSVSKDRIDGFIRTCTDEEIEKINKGLSISLGITESDDTMAEKLKELTDSLSEAQRINDGLRNRIKEETDKQQELEKQLSQIETENTDETIKVAAERDIYKDLYMKLTEKLIGDKI
- a CDS encoding tyrosine-type recombinase/integrase, with protein sequence MYNASIKTEIINNIIFEMSGYVDNMTLDIMQKVIEKQLVAVNMEEITNLPAEIRTSTEEQNRYYISLMMIKKKNLRPETKAQYRDAIMRLTSVIEKPLNKMDEIDIDSYLDWYEKRNVAAGGKKNQASTCNNERRYLSAFFTWMRKEKFMSYNPVEATEPMKEVIKPIDYFRPAQIEQLREGCVSLRDRAIIEVLRSTGARVGEIPQINIDHVDWATGDIMIMSEKSYKYRLLYLDEVARYHLRKYLDSRTDDNEALFVWDKAPYNRLKKSGIRNAMKEVGKNMDCKVYPHKLRKTLGVNLKDKGTDIGIIQEVMGHANPTVTSRYYAQISPEAMRDVRRRTA
- a CDS encoding PBSX family phage terminase large subunit; amino-acid sequence: MATAPNSDHAYADYLNGMKYKDIAAKYGVTINTVKSWKSRYQWSRDDKKSVHTKSKKVCTQKTTEKSQKKDTEIECMEELSENAELTEKQRIFCIYYVRYFNATKAYQKTYECSYKTAMVNGSKMLRNTKIKNEIQSLKQNKLNRELLSEADIFQKYMDIAFSDITDYMEFGTEEVPVMTMYGPAKIKDEKTGKEKTLTKIVNVARFKDSANVDGTIIAEVKQGRDGAGIKLADRMKAMQWLSDHMDLATTEQKARIEKLRMETQKIMPEPPPEKEYTGIPATMVAPVFAPVLFDIQEQRHTEYVFPGGRGSTKSSFVSLNIIDLIMKNSEMHAVVMRQVADTMRGSIYQQVKWAIDALGLSEEFDATVSPLEITRKSTGQKIYFRGADDPGKVKSIKVPFGYIGILWLEELDQFTGPESVRKIEQSVIRGGDVAYIFKTFNPPKSASNWANKYIKIPKATRLVTESTYLDIPQKWLGKPFIDEAQFLKETNPDAYENEYLGVPNGSGGSVFDNLVIRAITDEEIAQFDNIKNGVDWGFYPDKYAFVRVHYDAARLRLYIWQEYTCQKKRNKQTAEELIKLGITGNDLLTCDSAENKSIEDYRAYGLFARPANKGPDSRTYSYKWLQSLREIIIDNVRCPVAAQEFMEYEYERDKDGEVISGYPDGNDHTIDATRYATNSIWKRRGE